A section of the Vibrio vulnificus CMCP6 genome encodes:
- a CDS encoding PH domain-containing protein — protein MKDIFKPVLDDNEEVLWVEKPYFIAYMLNASFVFLCGIPLFLFLGRSSSELFPTDPVQLLSEGCVMWFGLALIIYKLLVYPNTFYAYSNKRLLFRSGFMGIDYKVIDYDKITNAEVNINPIESLFNVGTIKIFCGEVGGKGQQITNDIIAIPYPNDTFKNIKQVSIDVKSDLHYPNSLRPEENPGYKTKYKK, from the coding sequence ATGAAAGATATATTTAAACCAGTCTTAGATGACAATGAAGAAGTACTGTGGGTGGAAAAGCCTTATTTTATAGCATACATGCTAAATGCTTCTTTTGTGTTCTTATGCGGAATCCCACTATTTTTATTTTTAGGTAGGTCGTCCTCGGAACTTTTTCCTACAGATCCGGTGCAGCTTTTATCTGAGGGGTGTGTCATGTGGTTTGGTTTAGCGCTAATAATATACAAGTTACTAGTGTATCCAAACACGTTCTATGCGTATTCTAATAAGCGGCTTCTCTTTCGAAGTGGTTTTATGGGTATTGATTACAAAGTGATTGATTACGATAAGATCACAAATGCTGAAGTTAATATTAATCCAATTGAGAGTTTGTTTAACGTTGGAACAATCAAGATTTTTTGTGGTGAAGTCGGCGGTAAAGGTCAACAAATCACTAATGATATAATAGCGATCCCTTACCCAAATGATACATTCAAAAATATCAAACAAGTTTCTATCGATGTTAAGTCTGACTTGCACTATCCCAACTCACTCCGACCTGAAGAGAACCCCGGTTACAAGACCAAATACAAAAAATGA